One genomic window of Conger conger chromosome 9, fConCon1.1, whole genome shotgun sequence includes the following:
- the ncdn gene encoding neurochondrin isoform X1 — MNHRLETMTETGNRMGHDSVGSPGCERMLTDSGLTQAQREMLERCLHTLTHAKNDSHTLAALLLITRVCPANQLDSATLRRVFEAVGLGLPARLLVTAVQGGAGSCSVLPAEELLSLGTALLAALSTDQDMATHPQLLSTIPLLLGLLADGPGWTPHTKPQGQESERGQPSEDYRAKPHAAQEGSHLNQSSANPREPSGEHQSPEESVGLSEGVGKAPPSPAAGLDEALAADCYQVLSMVCASARGPEQLLSRGAVPALCRAVDRNQTLSREKCLPLLGHLLSSRIRPSAWSKHPAELLSLLAAVSAEFCQASQLDRLEMCTRVPQFLPPPGVALESGDLRSIVSQLWGVLRPMVQAKVTPAQLGPVLVLSACLLDLCGWELVGPPKLCCLLVNRACVEVRMGLEEYPATDLSPVQEQVITACYRIMEAAMEQACSQGLVQDTAQPQTAIAGLNLQQSRQVLGVLEEAFSAVIYYLQQVGQSRRGDPFLFVTFRSLCAWLAEETSCLKEEVIALLPFLINYAKGHLEGEGPDKGLSDWMSEMSVTDTTEGGAWSGEDAIRYLLPALCHLSAEEGPRRVLLDLDTPALLVGFLERRWGALRGKRGVAGTRDPSMETACSSLLNFAVTEADRVRKDPCFLSLKSLLSDALPVLLHKPRLLVLAANFCTLGLMTGRLTPASKGPVDAVQRRFFTAALRFLGGALRPGPGPAEVSAAWAEWWEEVAELWRLGLQALAGCVCALPWLAAVAREGGWLADTLALLAASSALPDPHSQGALEEALVALARQCPLCRGEIRAVLAENRGALHSMVQLQGALAD; from the exons ATGAACCACCG GTTGGAAACCATGACTGAAACTGGGAATCGAATGGGCCATGACAGCGTCGGCTCTCCAGGCTGCGAGCGGATGTTGACTGACAGTGGCCTGACCCAAGCCCAGCGAGAGATGCTGGAACGCTGTCTGCACACGCTAACTCACGCCAAGAACGACAGCCACACATTGGCCGCACTACTTCTG ATCACACGTGTGTGTCCAGCAAATCAGTTGGACAGTGCAACACTGAGGCGTGTGTTTGAGGCAGTAGGTTTGGGTTTACCGGCACGCCTCCTGGTGACGGCAGTGCAGGGTGGCGCAGGCTCATGTTCAGTACTCCCTGCTGAAGAGCTGCTGTCCCTAGGCACTGCCCTGCTGGCTGCTCTTAGCACTGACCAGGACATGGCCACACACCCACAGCTCCTCAGCACCATTCCCCTGCTTTTGGGCCTGCTGGCAGACGGGCCCGGCTGGACTCCTCACACGAAGCCACAAGGCCAGGAGTCTGAGAGGGGCCAGCCTTCAGAGGACTATCGTGCTAAACCACATGCAGCCCAAGAAGGGTCTCATTTAAATCAGAGCTCAGCAAACCCTAGAGAGCCCTCTGGTGAACACCAGAGTCCAGAGGAGTCGGTTGGCCTGAGCGAAGGTGTAGGGAAGGCCCCCCCGAGCCCGGCTGCAGGCCTGGACGAGGCTTTGGCTGCAGACTGCTACCAGGTCCTGAGCATGGTGTGCGCCTCAGCCAGGGGCCCGGAGCAGCTCCTGTCCCGAGGGGCGGTGCCAGCGCTGTGCAGGGCTGTGGACCGGAACCAAACCCTCAGCCGGGAGAAGTGCCTGCCGCTGCTTGGCCACCTGCTCTCGAGCCGCATCCGACCGTCGGCCTGGAGCAAACACCCCGCCGAGCTCTTGTCCCTGCTGGCTGCAGTCTCCGCAGAGTTCTGCCAGGCATCGCAACTGGACCGGCTGGAGATGTGCACCCGGGTACCGCAGttcctgccccctcctggcGTTGCGCTAGAGAGCGGGGACCTCCGGTCGATTGTAAGCCAGCTGTGGGGGGTACTCAGGCCCATGGTGCAGGCCAAAGTCACCCCGGCCCAGCTCGGCCCAGTCCTGGTACTGTCTGCTTGCCTGCTGGACCTGTGTGGCTGGGAGCTCGTGGGCCCACCGAAGCTGTGTTGCCTGCTGGTGAACCGAGCCTGTGTGGAAGTGCGGATGGGCCTGGAGGAGTATCCTGCCACCGACCTGTCCCCAGTACAGGAGCAGGTGATCACCGCCTGCTACCGCatcatggaggctgccatggAGCAGGCATGCAGCCAGGGCCTGGTCCAGGACACCGCCCAGCCTCAGACCGCCATCGCTGGGCTGAATCTGCAGCAGAGCAGGCAGGTTCTGGGAGTCCTAGAGGAAGCCTTCTCTGCAGTCATCTACTACCTGCAACAG GTTGGCCAAAGTCGCCGTGGTGACCCCTTCCTCTTTGTGACCTTTCGCTCACTTTGTGCCTGGCTGGCTGAGGAAACTTCCTGTCTCAAAGAGGAAGTCATCGCCCTCTTGCCCTTCCTCATTAATTATGCCAAAGGACATCTGGAAGGAGAGGGTCCAGACAAGGGCCTGTCTGATTGGATGTCAGAGATGTCTGTAACTGATACTACGGAGGGCGGGGCCTGGTCAGGCGAGGATGCAATCAG gtatcTGCTTCCTGCTCTGTGTCACCTCTCAGCAGAGGAGGGCCCAAGGCGGGTGCTGCTTGACCTGGACACCCCGGCCCTGCTGGTGGGCTTCCTAGAGCGTCGCTGGGGCGCCCTGAGGGGCAAGCGGGGCGTGGCGGGGACCCGGGACCCCAGCATGGAGACGGCCTGCTCCTCTTTGCTCAACTTCGCTGTGACTGAGGCTGACCGAGTCAG GAAGGATccatgttttctctctctcaaatctCTGTTGAGTGATGCACTTCCTGTCCTCCTGCACAAGCCACGCTTACTTGTCCTCGCAGCTAATTTCTGCACTCTGGGACTGATGACTGGCAGGCTGACACCTGCTTCCAAAG GTCCGGTGGACGCGGTTCAGCGGCGGTTCTTCACCGCggccctgcgcttcctggggggGGCCCTgcgccccggccccggcccggCTGAAGTAAGTGCGGCGTGGGCGGAGTGGTGGGAGGAGGTGGCTGAGCTGTGGAGGCTGGGGCTCCAGGCCCTGGCGGgctgtgtgtgcgccctgcccTGGCTGGCTGCCGTGGCCAGGGAGGGCGGCTGGCTGGCCGACACCCTGGCCCTGCTGGCCGCCTCCAGTGCACTACCTGACCCCCACTCCCAGGGGGCGCTGGAGGAGGCCCTTGTTGCTCTGGCACGCCAGTGCCCGCTTTGCAGAGGGGAGATCCGCGCAGTCCTGGCGGAGAACAGAGGAGCGCTCCACAGCATGGTCCaactgcagggggcgctggcgGACTGA
- the ncdn gene encoding neurochondrin isoform X2: MLETMTETGNRMGHDSVGSPGCERMLTDSGLTQAQREMLERCLHTLTHAKNDSHTLAALLLITRVCPANQLDSATLRRVFEAVGLGLPARLLVTAVQGGAGSCSVLPAEELLSLGTALLAALSTDQDMATHPQLLSTIPLLLGLLADGPGWTPHTKPQGQESERGQPSEDYRAKPHAAQEGSHLNQSSANPREPSGEHQSPEESVGLSEGVGKAPPSPAAGLDEALAADCYQVLSMVCASARGPEQLLSRGAVPALCRAVDRNQTLSREKCLPLLGHLLSSRIRPSAWSKHPAELLSLLAAVSAEFCQASQLDRLEMCTRVPQFLPPPGVALESGDLRSIVSQLWGVLRPMVQAKVTPAQLGPVLVLSACLLDLCGWELVGPPKLCCLLVNRACVEVRMGLEEYPATDLSPVQEQVITACYRIMEAAMEQACSQGLVQDTAQPQTAIAGLNLQQSRQVLGVLEEAFSAVIYYLQQVGQSRRGDPFLFVTFRSLCAWLAEETSCLKEEVIALLPFLINYAKGHLEGEGPDKGLSDWMSEMSVTDTTEGGAWSGEDAIRYLLPALCHLSAEEGPRRVLLDLDTPALLVGFLERRWGALRGKRGVAGTRDPSMETACSSLLNFAVTEADRVRKDPCFLSLKSLLSDALPVLLHKPRLLVLAANFCTLGLMTGRLTPASKGPVDAVQRRFFTAALRFLGGALRPGPGPAEVSAAWAEWWEEVAELWRLGLQALAGCVCALPWLAAVAREGGWLADTLALLAASSALPDPHSQGALEEALVALARQCPLCRGEIRAVLAENRGALHSMVQLQGALAD, translated from the exons AT GTTGGAAACCATGACTGAAACTGGGAATCGAATGGGCCATGACAGCGTCGGCTCTCCAGGCTGCGAGCGGATGTTGACTGACAGTGGCCTGACCCAAGCCCAGCGAGAGATGCTGGAACGCTGTCTGCACACGCTAACTCACGCCAAGAACGACAGCCACACATTGGCCGCACTACTTCTG ATCACACGTGTGTGTCCAGCAAATCAGTTGGACAGTGCAACACTGAGGCGTGTGTTTGAGGCAGTAGGTTTGGGTTTACCGGCACGCCTCCTGGTGACGGCAGTGCAGGGTGGCGCAGGCTCATGTTCAGTACTCCCTGCTGAAGAGCTGCTGTCCCTAGGCACTGCCCTGCTGGCTGCTCTTAGCACTGACCAGGACATGGCCACACACCCACAGCTCCTCAGCACCATTCCCCTGCTTTTGGGCCTGCTGGCAGACGGGCCCGGCTGGACTCCTCACACGAAGCCACAAGGCCAGGAGTCTGAGAGGGGCCAGCCTTCAGAGGACTATCGTGCTAAACCACATGCAGCCCAAGAAGGGTCTCATTTAAATCAGAGCTCAGCAAACCCTAGAGAGCCCTCTGGTGAACACCAGAGTCCAGAGGAGTCGGTTGGCCTGAGCGAAGGTGTAGGGAAGGCCCCCCCGAGCCCGGCTGCAGGCCTGGACGAGGCTTTGGCTGCAGACTGCTACCAGGTCCTGAGCATGGTGTGCGCCTCAGCCAGGGGCCCGGAGCAGCTCCTGTCCCGAGGGGCGGTGCCAGCGCTGTGCAGGGCTGTGGACCGGAACCAAACCCTCAGCCGGGAGAAGTGCCTGCCGCTGCTTGGCCACCTGCTCTCGAGCCGCATCCGACCGTCGGCCTGGAGCAAACACCCCGCCGAGCTCTTGTCCCTGCTGGCTGCAGTCTCCGCAGAGTTCTGCCAGGCATCGCAACTGGACCGGCTGGAGATGTGCACCCGGGTACCGCAGttcctgccccctcctggcGTTGCGCTAGAGAGCGGGGACCTCCGGTCGATTGTAAGCCAGCTGTGGGGGGTACTCAGGCCCATGGTGCAGGCCAAAGTCACCCCGGCCCAGCTCGGCCCAGTCCTGGTACTGTCTGCTTGCCTGCTGGACCTGTGTGGCTGGGAGCTCGTGGGCCCACCGAAGCTGTGTTGCCTGCTGGTGAACCGAGCCTGTGTGGAAGTGCGGATGGGCCTGGAGGAGTATCCTGCCACCGACCTGTCCCCAGTACAGGAGCAGGTGATCACCGCCTGCTACCGCatcatggaggctgccatggAGCAGGCATGCAGCCAGGGCCTGGTCCAGGACACCGCCCAGCCTCAGACCGCCATCGCTGGGCTGAATCTGCAGCAGAGCAGGCAGGTTCTGGGAGTCCTAGAGGAAGCCTTCTCTGCAGTCATCTACTACCTGCAACAG GTTGGCCAAAGTCGCCGTGGTGACCCCTTCCTCTTTGTGACCTTTCGCTCACTTTGTGCCTGGCTGGCTGAGGAAACTTCCTGTCTCAAAGAGGAAGTCATCGCCCTCTTGCCCTTCCTCATTAATTATGCCAAAGGACATCTGGAAGGAGAGGGTCCAGACAAGGGCCTGTCTGATTGGATGTCAGAGATGTCTGTAACTGATACTACGGAGGGCGGGGCCTGGTCAGGCGAGGATGCAATCAG gtatcTGCTTCCTGCTCTGTGTCACCTCTCAGCAGAGGAGGGCCCAAGGCGGGTGCTGCTTGACCTGGACACCCCGGCCCTGCTGGTGGGCTTCCTAGAGCGTCGCTGGGGCGCCCTGAGGGGCAAGCGGGGCGTGGCGGGGACCCGGGACCCCAGCATGGAGACGGCCTGCTCCTCTTTGCTCAACTTCGCTGTGACTGAGGCTGACCGAGTCAG GAAGGATccatgttttctctctctcaaatctCTGTTGAGTGATGCACTTCCTGTCCTCCTGCACAAGCCACGCTTACTTGTCCTCGCAGCTAATTTCTGCACTCTGGGACTGATGACTGGCAGGCTGACACCTGCTTCCAAAG GTCCGGTGGACGCGGTTCAGCGGCGGTTCTTCACCGCggccctgcgcttcctggggggGGCCCTgcgccccggccccggcccggCTGAAGTAAGTGCGGCGTGGGCGGAGTGGTGGGAGGAGGTGGCTGAGCTGTGGAGGCTGGGGCTCCAGGCCCTGGCGGgctgtgtgtgcgccctgcccTGGCTGGCTGCCGTGGCCAGGGAGGGCGGCTGGCTGGCCGACACCCTGGCCCTGCTGGCCGCCTCCAGTGCACTACCTGACCCCCACTCCCAGGGGGCGCTGGAGGAGGCCCTTGTTGCTCTGGCACGCCAGTGCCCGCTTTGCAGAGGGGAGATCCGCGCAGTCCTGGCGGAGAACAGAGGAGCGCTCCACAGCATGGTCCaactgcagggggcgctggcgGACTGA
- the ncdn gene encoding neurochondrin isoform X3 has translation MTETGNRMGHDSVGSPGCERMLTDSGLTQAQREMLERCLHTLTHAKNDSHTLAALLLITRVCPANQLDSATLRRVFEAVGLGLPARLLVTAVQGGAGSCSVLPAEELLSLGTALLAALSTDQDMATHPQLLSTIPLLLGLLADGPGWTPHTKPQGQESERGQPSEDYRAKPHAAQEGSHLNQSSANPREPSGEHQSPEESVGLSEGVGKAPPSPAAGLDEALAADCYQVLSMVCASARGPEQLLSRGAVPALCRAVDRNQTLSREKCLPLLGHLLSSRIRPSAWSKHPAELLSLLAAVSAEFCQASQLDRLEMCTRVPQFLPPPGVALESGDLRSIVSQLWGVLRPMVQAKVTPAQLGPVLVLSACLLDLCGWELVGPPKLCCLLVNRACVEVRMGLEEYPATDLSPVQEQVITACYRIMEAAMEQACSQGLVQDTAQPQTAIAGLNLQQSRQVLGVLEEAFSAVIYYLQQVGQSRRGDPFLFVTFRSLCAWLAEETSCLKEEVIALLPFLINYAKGHLEGEGPDKGLSDWMSEMSVTDTTEGGAWSGEDAIRYLLPALCHLSAEEGPRRVLLDLDTPALLVGFLERRWGALRGKRGVAGTRDPSMETACSSLLNFAVTEADRVRKDPCFLSLKSLLSDALPVLLHKPRLLVLAANFCTLGLMTGRLTPASKGPVDAVQRRFFTAALRFLGGALRPGPGPAEVSAAWAEWWEEVAELWRLGLQALAGCVCALPWLAAVAREGGWLADTLALLAASSALPDPHSQGALEEALVALARQCPLCRGEIRAVLAENRGALHSMVQLQGALAD, from the exons ATGACTGAAACTGGGAATCGAATGGGCCATGACAGCGTCGGCTCTCCAGGCTGCGAGCGGATGTTGACTGACAGTGGCCTGACCCAAGCCCAGCGAGAGATGCTGGAACGCTGTCTGCACACGCTAACTCACGCCAAGAACGACAGCCACACATTGGCCGCACTACTTCTG ATCACACGTGTGTGTCCAGCAAATCAGTTGGACAGTGCAACACTGAGGCGTGTGTTTGAGGCAGTAGGTTTGGGTTTACCGGCACGCCTCCTGGTGACGGCAGTGCAGGGTGGCGCAGGCTCATGTTCAGTACTCCCTGCTGAAGAGCTGCTGTCCCTAGGCACTGCCCTGCTGGCTGCTCTTAGCACTGACCAGGACATGGCCACACACCCACAGCTCCTCAGCACCATTCCCCTGCTTTTGGGCCTGCTGGCAGACGGGCCCGGCTGGACTCCTCACACGAAGCCACAAGGCCAGGAGTCTGAGAGGGGCCAGCCTTCAGAGGACTATCGTGCTAAACCACATGCAGCCCAAGAAGGGTCTCATTTAAATCAGAGCTCAGCAAACCCTAGAGAGCCCTCTGGTGAACACCAGAGTCCAGAGGAGTCGGTTGGCCTGAGCGAAGGTGTAGGGAAGGCCCCCCCGAGCCCGGCTGCAGGCCTGGACGAGGCTTTGGCTGCAGACTGCTACCAGGTCCTGAGCATGGTGTGCGCCTCAGCCAGGGGCCCGGAGCAGCTCCTGTCCCGAGGGGCGGTGCCAGCGCTGTGCAGGGCTGTGGACCGGAACCAAACCCTCAGCCGGGAGAAGTGCCTGCCGCTGCTTGGCCACCTGCTCTCGAGCCGCATCCGACCGTCGGCCTGGAGCAAACACCCCGCCGAGCTCTTGTCCCTGCTGGCTGCAGTCTCCGCAGAGTTCTGCCAGGCATCGCAACTGGACCGGCTGGAGATGTGCACCCGGGTACCGCAGttcctgccccctcctggcGTTGCGCTAGAGAGCGGGGACCTCCGGTCGATTGTAAGCCAGCTGTGGGGGGTACTCAGGCCCATGGTGCAGGCCAAAGTCACCCCGGCCCAGCTCGGCCCAGTCCTGGTACTGTCTGCTTGCCTGCTGGACCTGTGTGGCTGGGAGCTCGTGGGCCCACCGAAGCTGTGTTGCCTGCTGGTGAACCGAGCCTGTGTGGAAGTGCGGATGGGCCTGGAGGAGTATCCTGCCACCGACCTGTCCCCAGTACAGGAGCAGGTGATCACCGCCTGCTACCGCatcatggaggctgccatggAGCAGGCATGCAGCCAGGGCCTGGTCCAGGACACCGCCCAGCCTCAGACCGCCATCGCTGGGCTGAATCTGCAGCAGAGCAGGCAGGTTCTGGGAGTCCTAGAGGAAGCCTTCTCTGCAGTCATCTACTACCTGCAACAG GTTGGCCAAAGTCGCCGTGGTGACCCCTTCCTCTTTGTGACCTTTCGCTCACTTTGTGCCTGGCTGGCTGAGGAAACTTCCTGTCTCAAAGAGGAAGTCATCGCCCTCTTGCCCTTCCTCATTAATTATGCCAAAGGACATCTGGAAGGAGAGGGTCCAGACAAGGGCCTGTCTGATTGGATGTCAGAGATGTCTGTAACTGATACTACGGAGGGCGGGGCCTGGTCAGGCGAGGATGCAATCAG gtatcTGCTTCCTGCTCTGTGTCACCTCTCAGCAGAGGAGGGCCCAAGGCGGGTGCTGCTTGACCTGGACACCCCGGCCCTGCTGGTGGGCTTCCTAGAGCGTCGCTGGGGCGCCCTGAGGGGCAAGCGGGGCGTGGCGGGGACCCGGGACCCCAGCATGGAGACGGCCTGCTCCTCTTTGCTCAACTTCGCTGTGACTGAGGCTGACCGAGTCAG GAAGGATccatgttttctctctctcaaatctCTGTTGAGTGATGCACTTCCTGTCCTCCTGCACAAGCCACGCTTACTTGTCCTCGCAGCTAATTTCTGCACTCTGGGACTGATGACTGGCAGGCTGACACCTGCTTCCAAAG GTCCGGTGGACGCGGTTCAGCGGCGGTTCTTCACCGCggccctgcgcttcctggggggGGCCCTgcgccccggccccggcccggCTGAAGTAAGTGCGGCGTGGGCGGAGTGGTGGGAGGAGGTGGCTGAGCTGTGGAGGCTGGGGCTCCAGGCCCTGGCGGgctgtgtgtgcgccctgcccTGGCTGGCTGCCGTGGCCAGGGAGGGCGGCTGGCTGGCCGACACCCTGGCCCTGCTGGCCGCCTCCAGTGCACTACCTGACCCCCACTCCCAGGGGGCGCTGGAGGAGGCCCTTGTTGCTCTGGCACGCCAGTGCCCGCTTTGCAGAGGGGAGATCCGCGCAGTCCTGGCGGAGAACAGAGGAGCGCTCCACAGCATGGTCCaactgcagggggcgctggcgGACTGA